A genomic segment from Euhalothece natronophila Z-M001 encodes:
- a CDS encoding DVUA0089 family protein, protein MSDPANLEFSFDPLFNTWQEFLTEAATSGRLISAAQDALLLDDTPDSLETLVSQWQEGDFSQLPEIEVLSDSNISGAAGAYARSNETIYLNEDWLASASEDRVMAVLTEELGHHLDNVVNEENTPGDEGAIFSALALGEELTETELETLRETDDQGTIEVEGEEIVVEQSDDSVSNSVVTWGASVSGGDLTGEEDDRATGVPGGELNNVQDIIPTQESNAFAALKKDGSVVTWGHATWGGDSSNPTGGELNNVQDIFSTQSAFAALKEDNSVVTWGSAGSGGDLTSEEDDRPIGVPGGELDNVQDIFSNSRGAFAALKKDGSVVAWGNPSSGGDVTGEEDEFDRATGVTGGELNNVQEIFSASGLFVGGAFAALKEDGSVVAWGHRRGGGDLTGEDQGSLHEHDRATGVPGEELNNVQEIFSTSNAFAALKEDSSVVTWGHSRYGGNSSEAIGGELNNVQEIFSTEGAFAALKQDGSVVTWGDSWLGGDLSEEREEVTGVPDGELNNVQDIFSTRKAFAALKEDGSVVTWGDSRRGGDLIGNEDVYPPAIGVPGGELNNVQEIFSTYEAFAALKEDGSVVAWGDASRGGDLTGEEADRAIGVPGGELNNVQEIFSNQRAFAALKEDGSVVAWGHRSGGADLTGEDGGSGLPDGELNNPQNIYPGGNAFAAIVDDDPTAPEVISKDPFSIDLDTVAVGDTLFTVEANPEDSEEDDLEFSIADDIPELSIDPNSGEVSLEEKETVEEGDSFDFEIIVEEQQTGITSEPEEFSVEFTGSSLPNLTPYQPDGWDDEIVITNQFGSRENTRFLHEQNNDNIYANFAYRNEGAPIGADSHNTRLLLMGDGQSKVVFEEEIAFSPVDGFYAFEDINLGSLEPGEEYSLELQIDYEDNIEESDTNNNILEKEFEVHEVESTGNAAFDLIDLDVLRSDPFYSNLDGSNSTAAVIDSGLDGSHPYLEDNFVGFKDFVENTSFTDNPRDSYDATGHGTHVAGTVGSSEDDIGVAPGGSLLGLGVEEDEDPNFQALEEALKWVKDNHEEYGIDVVNMSLVFGGFFQTPEPWELGQKLENNNITLVGAAGNEYADHQEQGVRFPAIDSTLNVGSVFKQDEGSYGPRGRGAAYHDNTKADLVSAFSNRLHQGDSTDTTLFAPGATINSTEPTSWLRLSSSPTGERAGTSMAAPHVSGLVSLMQDVARMTGGTTLDPDTIAKILHNTADTITDDGSPASYSNFLLGSKNLLPVTGEEFPRINAYNAIEGVREHISENTVDRDFPDTPDALLPNTINYGGTFAGATFASSLDGLSTATHSNRLGEEGTEGEINDTEVSMYEFKVESDGITTIELSSVPEEEDMDTYLRLFNEDGEEIAVDDNSGEGNYSQLELELDPGTYYAGVSGAGNEDYDPNLANSGTEGDTGAYSISFNLENEDPTGTLSGANDVSLGNYQNPFVFNGVLGTDGEEEIPVTLSDVDLFRVTAPDDGELLANINTPYEDNPAETYLRVFDEDGNELYANENGVFENEVLSEQNETLDSEEGLVYRNDTFVGHETDSFISAQVEGGEVYYVGVSEPDNNDYDAETLDDRPDPIQEDVLYDLSVQFVNDDLNGSIIQATDPISLPIEDETRYIGQDFNEEGELIEVGDKDVDLEKINLDEPGVLSVEATSSDSDPVELVSQVFDEEGNAIARDVQPGDTRQLLELEPDTDYYVAISGWGNSEFDPYQLGSGTSGDTGEYNLNLDFLDQQEVINDLRNHTIDSEAVETITEDEPQIGRIGIDNDLRVGAEDVDLHRLVPEADKDFVIEAEGVDLGPGGLSPFLRLFNADGEEIDYSGNPSIETSLQEGEEYYIGVNGASENARDYDPVTGDNPAEGSTGEYRLSVMGNEPPEITPEEDAFSILETVTDGTEVFTVEATDPDGDNEAITYSFTEDYPFAIDDGVVTVADSEELEADDSFELEVEATDELGASSTETFTVEIDPNLPPEFDEDEYSFTIAELGNAENGDEVGTIAVSDPEGDNFTLSLPEDVSEFAIDDDGTFTIASVEELELGEFDYTVEAEDEFGNSSEADVTINIDSPPPEITPEDEAFSILETVTDGTEVFTVEAIDPDGDNEAISYSFTEDYPFAIDEDGVVTVKDSEALEGEESFELEVVATSELGVESDPVSFDVEIEEDEPDEPIDEEFEQEQDRLAEELNNSFDDPDDLVDNFLKTSNDLIERVDEDFPINTFFTAVDDFLIFGFDNAEILEDFLADVNHFIESDDDLSDFNFRDITDELIINSNLIDEQRSEVKNTLNETFPSLEEDFDNIFDQIFEFGDPFTLERLFVAVEEIISAFEDASLLENFFDHSEEIIEAVDENESVLLDRFLSTVGQLSITNQSSLLEDFIETSSQVSQKIEETEILRIFFFTAEELSLTIGDEPNSSGEELSLTTDDAPNSLEDFLQSVNEIIDSEILEKFFLSIEEVIENDEENLIDLNFSDLVEELMSEEPDPDPEPDPEPDPAPDPAPDPDPEPEPDPEPDPDPEPEPETIEAGDEGEELEPSAPDTPTEFIAGSGDDTMTGSIAPDLYDLTAGGANTVQGTVEQLDNDTVVGFDTDDLLKVIDATFNQENLTVTQGSAILEIDANDDGETDSTVTLEGDYSDGEFLTEQVEGDTEISFEPEPEPEADLPDIPLAVNSESIFNESLYLAQNPDVLQAVENDDFDSGLDHFQQFGLGENRIPTEVLENFDPTSYLSENSDVADAVEDEILQSALDHYLNYGFQEGREGSNLPYDEAFYLNEHSDVLDAVENDDFGSGFEHFVLFGLEENRASTQELLEFDAESYLGANSDVEQAVQDDEMSSALEHWINFGIDEGRDWGTETTI, encoded by the coding sequence ATGTCTGATCCTGCGAATTTAGAATTTTCCTTTGACCCTCTTTTTAACACTTGGCAAGAATTTCTCACGGAAGCCGCAACCAGTGGACGTTTAATTAGTGCCGCCCAAGACGCACTACTCTTAGACGACACTCCCGACTCACTAGAAACATTAGTCAGTCAGTGGCAAGAAGGAGACTTTTCCCAACTGCCAGAAATTGAGGTGTTATCTGATTCTAATATATCAGGAGCGGCGGGAGCGTATGCTCGCAGTAATGAAACGATTTACCTGAATGAGGATTGGTTAGCTTCAGCGAGTGAAGATAGAGTAATGGCAGTGCTAACAGAGGAGTTAGGACATCATCTGGATAACGTGGTGAATGAAGAGAATACCCCAGGGGATGAGGGAGCAATTTTCTCTGCTTTGGCATTGGGAGAAGAGTTAACGGAGACGGAATTAGAGACGCTACGGGAAACGGATGATCAGGGGACGATTGAAGTAGAGGGGGAAGAAATTGTTGTCGAACAGTCGGATGATTCTGTAAGTAATTCAGTGGTCACTTGGGGAGCTTCTGTCAGTGGTGGCGACCTCACTGGTGAAGAGGACGACAGAGCAACGGGAGTGCCAGGAGGAGAATTAAATAATGTCCAAGATATCATTCCTACTCAGGAAAGTAATGCCTTTGCCGCACTGAAAAAGGATGGCTCAGTGGTCACTTGGGGACATGCTACTTGGGGTGGGGACTCTTCTAACCCAACAGGAGGAGAATTAAACAATGTTCAGGATATCTTTTCTACTCAAAGTGCTTTTGCAGCACTGAAAGAAGATAACTCAGTTGTTACTTGGGGAAGTGCTGGCAGCGGTGGCGACCTCACTAGTGAAGAAGACGACAGGCCTATAGGAGTGCCGGGAGGAGAATTAGATAATGTCCAAGACATCTTTTCTAATAGTCGTGGGGCTTTTGCTGCGCTGAAGAAAGATGGCTCGGTTGTGGCTTGGGGAAATCCTAGCAGTGGTGGAGATGTCACTGGTGAAGAAGACGAATTTGATCGTGCAACAGGAGTCACAGGAGGAGAATTAAACAATGTCCAAGAGATCTTTTCTGCTAGTGGTCTGTTCGTTGGTGGAGCTTTTGCGGCGCTAAAAGAAGATGGCTCAGTGGTCGCTTGGGGACACCGTAGGGGTGGCGGTGACCTCACTGGTGAAGACCAAGGCTCCCTTCATGAGCATGACAGAGCAACGGGAGTGCCCGGAGAAGAATTAAACAATGTCCAAGAAATTTTTTCTACTAGCAATGCCTTTGCTGCCCTGAAAGAAGATAGCTCAGTGGTTACTTGGGGACACTCTCGCTATGGTGGCAACTCCTCTGAGGCAATAGGAGGAGAATTAAACAATGTTCAAGAGATATTTTCTACTGAGGGCGCTTTTGCCGCCTTGAAACAAGATGGCTCAGTTGTCACTTGGGGAGACTCTTGGCTAGGTGGCGATCTGAGTGAGGAACGTGAGGAGGTTACTGGTGTCCCTGATGGGGAATTAAATAATGTTCAAGATATCTTTTCTACTCGTAAAGCTTTTGCAGCTCTGAAGGAAGATGGCTCAGTTGTCACTTGGGGAGATTCTAGGAGGGGTGGAGATCTCATTGGCAACGAAGATGTCTACCCTCCTGCTATAGGAGTACCAGGAGGAGAATTAAATAATGTTCAAGAGATATTTTCTACTTATGAAGCCTTTGCCGCCTTAAAAGAAGATGGCTCAGTGGTCGCTTGGGGAGATGCTAGCAGGGGGGGAGACCTCACTGGTGAAGAGGCTGACAGAGCTATAGGAGTACCAGGAGGAGAATTAAATAATGTTCAAGAGATATTTTCCAATCAGAGAGCCTTTGCAGCGCTAAAAGAAGATGGCTCGGTGGTTGCTTGGGGACACCGTTCTGGTGGCGCCGACCTTACTGGTGAAGATGGTGGTTCTGGCCTCCCTGATGGAGAATTAAATAATCCTCAAAATATTTACCCTGGTGGTAATGCCTTTGCCGCCATTGTTGACGATGACCCCACCGCTCCCGAAGTCATCTCTAAAGACCCTTTTTCTATTGATCTTGACACCGTAGCAGTGGGAGACACCCTCTTCACTGTAGAAGCCAACCCAGAAGACAGTGAAGAAGACGACCTTGAATTTTCCATAGCCGATGACATCCCCGAACTTAGCATCGACCCCAACAGTGGCGAAGTCAGCCTCGAAGAAAAAGAAACAGTAGAAGAGGGCGACAGCTTTGACTTCGAGATCATTGTTGAAGAGCAACAAACAGGAATCACCAGTGAACCAGAAGAATTTTCAGTCGAGTTTACTGGATCATCACTTCCTAACCTAACTCCTTATCAACCAGACGGCTGGGATGATGAAATTGTTATTACTAATCAATTTGGAAGCAGGGAAAATACTCGTTTCTTACATGAACAAAATAATGACAATATCTATGCTAACTTTGCTTATCGTAATGAAGGAGCACCAATAGGCGCTGATAGCCACAACACAAGACTGCTTTTAATGGGTGATGGGCAAAGTAAGGTTGTCTTTGAAGAGGAAATTGCTTTTTCTCCTGTAGATGGATTTTATGCCTTTGAAGACATTAATTTAGGCTCTCTTGAGCCAGGTGAAGAATATAGCTTAGAGTTACAGATTGATTACGAGGATAATATTGAAGAAAGCGATACCAATAATAATATTCTTGAAAAAGAGTTCGAGGTACATGAAGTCGAATCCACTGGAAATGCTGCCTTTGATCTCATTGACTTAGACGTTCTACGCAGCGATCCTTTTTACTCAAACTTAGACGGTAGCAACTCAACTGCTGCAGTTATTGATAGTGGCTTAGATGGTTCACATCCTTACTTAGAAGATAACTTTGTAGGATTTAAAGATTTTGTTGAGAACACCTCGTTTACAGATAATCCAAGGGATAGCTATGATGCTACCGGACACGGAACCCATGTTGCAGGAACCGTTGGCTCTAGCGAGGATGACATTGGAGTAGCACCAGGGGGGAGCCTTTTAGGACTGGGAGTTGAGGAGGACGAGGATCCTAATTTTCAAGCCCTAGAAGAAGCCCTTAAATGGGTAAAGGATAATCACGAGGAGTATGGCATTGATGTAGTGAATATGTCTTTGGTGTTTGGGGGATTTTTTCAAACCCCTGAGCCGTGGGAACTGGGGCAGAAGTTAGAAAACAATAACATTACTCTAGTTGGAGCTGCAGGGAATGAGTATGCTGACCATCAAGAACAAGGAGTACGATTCCCTGCTATCGATTCTACCTTAAATGTAGGTTCTGTTTTTAAGCAAGATGAAGGGAGCTACGGACCAAGAGGCAGAGGGGCTGCTTACCATGATAATACTAAAGCCGATCTCGTTAGCGCATTTAGTAATCGTCTTCATCAGGGGGATTCCACTGATACAACCTTATTTGCCCCTGGTGCAACGATTAACAGTACAGAGCCAACCTCTTGGTTGCGACTTTCATCATCCCCTACAGGTGAGAGAGCTGGAACCAGTATGGCGGCTCCTCACGTCAGTGGTCTAGTTAGCTTAATGCAGGATGTAGCAAGAATGACAGGGGGGACTACTCTAGACCCTGATACCATTGCTAAGATTCTTCACAACACTGCTGATACCATAACCGATGATGGAAGTCCTGCTTCATACTCTAATTTTCTGCTTGGAAGTAAAAACCTTTTACCAGTAACAGGAGAAGAATTTCCTCGCATCAATGCCTATAACGCTATTGAGGGAGTTCGAGAACATATATCTGAAAACACTGTTGATCGAGACTTCCCAGATACTCCAGACGCACTTCTTCCAAACACCATCAATTATGGTGGAACCTTTGCAGGAGCCACTTTTGCCTCTTCACTAGATGGTTTAAGCACAGCAACTCATAGCAATCGCCTCGGAGAAGAAGGAACAGAAGGAGAAATTAACGACACTGAAGTCAGTATGTACGAATTCAAGGTGGAATCGGACGGGATTACCACCATTGAACTCAGTTCAGTTCCAGAAGAAGAAGACATGGATACCTATCTGCGTCTCTTCAATGAAGATGGAGAAGAAATTGCTGTTGATGACAACAGTGGTGAAGGAAACTACTCCCAACTTGAACTCGAACTTGACCCTGGCACTTATTATGCAGGAGTAAGTGGCGCTGGCAATGAAGACTATGATCCCAACCTCGCTAATAGTGGAACTGAAGGTGATACTGGCGCTTATAGCATTTCCTTTAACTTAGAAAATGAAGACCCCACAGGGACTTTATCAGGAGCCAATGATGTCTCTTTAGGGAATTATCAGAATCCCTTTGTCTTTAATGGCGTTTTAGGCACAGATGGAGAAGAGGAAATTCCTGTCACCTTATCAGACGTGGACTTATTTCGAGTCACAGCCCCTGATGACGGTGAACTTCTAGCCAATATCAACACCCCCTACGAAGATAACCCAGCAGAAACTTACCTACGAGTGTTTGATGAAGATGGTAACGAACTTTATGCCAATGAAAATGGAGTCTTTGAAAACGAAGTTCTGTCCGAACAAAACGAAACTCTAGACAGCGAAGAAGGATTAGTTTATCGTAATGACACCTTTGTTGGACATGAAACTGATAGCTTTATTTCTGCCCAGGTCGAAGGTGGCGAAGTTTACTATGTTGGCGTATCTGAACCCGATAACAACGACTATGATGCCGAAACCTTAGATGACCGCCCTGATCCCATTCAAGAGGATGTTCTTTATGACTTAAGCGTTCAATTTGTTAACGACGACCTCAACGGCAGTATTATCCAAGCCACTGACCCCATTTCCCTTCCCATTGAAGATGAAACCCGATACATTGGCCAAGACTTTAACGAAGAAGGGGAATTAATTGAAGTTGGCGACAAGGATGTTGACCTAGAGAAAATTAACCTTGATGAACCAGGGGTTTTATCAGTAGAAGCCACCTCCTCTGACTCAGATCCAGTAGAACTGGTTTCCCAAGTTTTTGATGAAGAGGGAAATGCGATTGCAAGAGATGTTCAACCCGGTGATACTCGCCAGCTATTAGAACTTGAACCCGACACCGACTATTATGTTGCCATCTCAGGATGGGGCAATAGTGAGTTTGATCCTTATCAACTAGGAAGTGGCACTAGCGGCGACACGGGAGAATATAATCTGAATCTCGACTTTCTTGATCAACAAGAAGTCATTAACGACCTGAGAAATCACACCATTGACTCAGAAGCCGTAGAAACCATTACCGAAGATGAGCCTCAAATTGGTCGTATTGGGATTGATAATGACCTACGAGTTGGGGCGGAAGATGTTGACCTCCATCGCTTAGTTCCCGAAGCCGATAAAGACTTTGTCATTGAAGCAGAAGGGGTTGACTTAGGGCCAGGGGGGCTATCACCATTTTTACGGCTATTTAATGCCGATGGAGAAGAAATTGACTATAGTGGCAACCCCAGTATTGAAACCTCACTCCAAGAAGGGGAAGAGTATTATATTGGAGTCAACGGAGCCAGTGAAAATGCGCGAGATTACGACCCCGTAACCGGAGACAACCCAGCAGAAGGTAGCACTGGTGAGTATCGCTTATCAGTGATGGGAAATGAACCTCCAGAAATTACGCCTGAAGAAGACGCATTTTCTATCCTTGAAACCGTCACTGATGGCACAGAAGTCTTTACCGTAGAAGCTACTGACCCCGATGGGGATAACGAAGCCATTACCTATAGCTTCACTGAAGATTATCCCTTTGCCATTGATGATGGTGTGGTTACAGTGGCAGATAGTGAAGAGTTAGAAGCCGATGACAGCTTTGAGTTAGAAGTAGAAGCCACTGATGAACTCGGCGCTAGCAGTACCGAAACCTTTACCGTAGAAATTGACCCCAACCTTCCCCCCGAATTCGATGAAGATGAATATAGCTTTACTATTGCTGAATTAGGGAATGCTGAAAACGGCGATGAAGTGGGAACCATTGCCGTCAGTGACCCCGAAGGAGATAACTTTACTCTTAGCCTACCCGAAGATGTAAGTGAGTTTGCTATTGATGACGATGGAACATTTACCATTGCTTCTGTAGAAGAATTAGAACTCGGGGAATTCGACTACACAGTGGAAGCCGAGGATGAATTCGGAAACAGCAGTGAAGCTGATGTCACCATCAACATTGATAGCCCCCCACCAGAAATCACCCCTGAAGACGAAGCCTTTTCTATACTTGAAACCGTCACTGATGGTACAGAAGTCTTTACCGTAGAAGCCATTGACCCCGATGGGGATAACGAAGCCATTAGCTATAGCTTCACTGAGGACTATCCCTTTGCCATTGATGAGGATGGTGTAGTTACAGTAAAAGATAGTGAAGCGTTAGAAGGAGAAGAGAGTTTTGAATTAGAAGTGGTAGCCACAAGTGAATTGGGAGTGGAGAGTGACCCCGTTAGCTTTGACGTGGAAATTGAAGAAGATGAACCTGATGAGCCAATTGATGAAGAGTTTGAGCAGGAACAAGATAGATTAGCGGAGGAACTTAATAATTCTTTCGATGACCCCGACGATCTTGTTGATAACTTTCTTAAGACTTCTAATGACCTCATTGAAAGAGTTGACGAAGACTTTCCTATCAATACTTTCTTTACCGCCGTTGACGATTTCTTGATTTTTGGCTTTGATAATGCTGAGATTTTAGAGGACTTTTTGGCTGACGTTAATCACTTTATTGAAAGTGATGACGATTTAAGTGATTTTAATTTCAGAGATATCACTGATGAGTTAATTATTAACAGCAATTTAATTGACGAGCAGAGAAGTGAGGTTAAAAACACTCTTAATGAAACCTTTCCCTCTTTAGAAGAGGACTTCGATAACATTTTTGATCAAATTTTTGAGTTTGGTGATCCCTTTACTTTAGAGAGATTATTTGTTGCTGTTGAAGAGATTATTTCAGCTTTTGAGGATGCTTCCCTTCTTGAAAACTTCTTTGATCATTCTGAGGAAATTATCGAAGCAGTTGATGAAAATGAATCTGTCCTTTTAGATAGATTCTTGTCTACTGTGGGACAACTTAGTATAACCAATCAGTCTTCTCTTCTTGAAGACTTTATAGAAACTTCTAGTCAAGTCTCTCAAAAAATTGAAGAGACTGAGATTTTGCGTATCTTCTTCTTTACTGCAGAAGAACTTAGCTTAACTATTGGTGATGAGCCTAATAGTAGTGGAGAAGAACTTAGCTTGACTACTGATGATGCTCCTAATAGTTTAGAAGATTTCTTACAAAGTGTTAATGAGATTATCGATAGTGAGATTTTAGAAAAATTTTTCCTGAGTATTGAAGAAGTGATTGAAAATGATGAAGAGAACTTAATTGATTTGAACTTCAGTGATTTGGTTGAGGAGTTGATGAGCGAAGAGCCTGACCCCGACCCAGAACCTGACCCCGAGCCTGACCCTGCACCTGATCCTGCACCTGACCCCGACCCTGAACCCGAACCCGACCCAGAACCTGACCCCGACCCAGAACCTGAACCAGAAACCATCGAAGCAGGAGATGAGGGAGAAGAGCTTGAACCTTCTGCTCCTGATACTCCTACTGAATTCATTGCAGGTAGTGGCGATGATACAATGACCGGTAGCATAGCCCCTGATCTTTATGACTTAACCGCAGGAGGAGCAAATACCGTACAGGGGACAGTAGAACAACTTGACAATGATACGGTTGTTGGCTTTGATACTGATGATCTCTTAAAGGTTATAGACGCTACCTTTAACCAAGAGAACCTAACAGTAACTCAAGGGTCAGCCATCCTTGAAATTGACGCTAACGATGATGGGGAAACTGATTCCACTGTTACTCTAGAAGGAGATTACTCGGATGGAGAATTTCTCACCGAACAAGTAGAAGGTGATACTGAGATTAGCTTTGAACCTGAGCCTGAACCCGAAGCAGATTTACCTGACATTCCCCTTGCAGTCAACTCAGAATCTATCTTTAACGAATCACTCTACCTTGCTCAAAATCCAGATGTTCTGCAAGCAGTGGAAAATGATGATTTTGACTCAGGATTAGACCATTTTCAGCAATTTGGATTGGGAGAAAATCGAATCCCAACAGAAGTTTTAGAAAACTTTGACCCGACTAGCTATCTTAGTGAAAACTCAGATGTGGCTGATGCAGTAGAAGATGAGATTTTACAAAGTGCCCTTGACCACTATCTCAATTATGGTTTTCAAGAAGGACGAGAAGGAAGCAATCTTCCTTATGATGAAGCCTTCTACTTGAATGAGCATTCTGATGTTCTAGACGCGGTAGAAAATGATGATTTCGGCTCAGGATTTGAACATTTTGTCTTATTTGGTTTAGAAGAAAATCGAGCTTCCACACAAGAGTTACTAGAGTTTGATGCCGAAAGCTACTTGGGAGCGAATTCAGATGTAGAACAAGCCGTGCAAGACGATGAGATGTCTAGCGCTCTAGAACACTGGATTAACTTTGGTATTGACGAAGGACGCGATTGGGGAACTGAAACAACTATCTAG
- a CDS encoding tyrosine-type recombinase/integrase: MKIDRHGQAKILTPKEIQLLFTQGLTNPRDRALFGICLYGACRIREACSLRTADVYNRKGKPREDLIIRKENTKGKLATRTIPVIEELRSLLIDYYPQPRTWFLFTGRHGRGHIHPDSAAKILRDACYELDLEGVSTHSFRRTALTQMSNAGIPLRVIQKISGHRSLGVLQSYLEVTPEQVRGAASALSLLGYSDHNVNDSPSSLEWEANLKNEERESKLKRDREKNPD; encoded by the coding sequence ATGAAGATAGATCGGCACGGGCAAGCGAAAATCCTCACCCCTAAAGAAATCCAATTACTCTTTACTCAAGGGTTAACTAACCCGCGCGATCGCGCCCTCTTCGGCATCTGTCTCTATGGTGCGTGTCGAATCAGAGAAGCCTGTAGTTTAAGAACCGCAGATGTTTATAATCGTAAAGGGAAGCCTAGAGAAGACTTAATCATTCGCAAAGAGAACACCAAGGGGAAGTTAGCGACTAGAACGATTCCCGTTATTGAGGAGTTGAGATCGCTGCTAATTGACTATTACCCCCAGCCCCGAACATGGTTTTTATTTACTGGGCGACATGGGAGAGGACATATTCATCCTGACAGTGCCGCTAAAATTTTAAGAGACGCTTGTTATGAACTGGATCTGGAGGGAGTTTCGACCCACTCTTTCCGTCGAACCGCATTAACCCAAATGAGCAACGCTGGCATCCCCTTAAGAGTGATCCAAAAAATCTCAGGACATCGTTCTCTCGGTGTATTGCAAAGCTATCTGGAAGTGACCCCCGAACAAGTCAGGGGAGCCGCGTCTGCTTTATCCCTCTTAGGCTATTCAGATCATAACGTTAATGATTCCCCCAGTTCTCTAGAATGGGAAGCCAACTTGAAAAATGAAGAGCGAGAGAGCAAATTAAAGAGGGATAGAGAAAAAAATCCAGATTAA